In Verrucomicrobiota bacterium, one genomic interval encodes:
- a CDS encoding DUF1080 domain-containing protein has translation MKRIVGCLAGLLLAVALPVGAQTAETAIVPKAKVELFNGKDLTGWVAYHKTNVAVSSVWSVKDGLLGCVGKPNGYLRTDKAYANYKVTVEWRFAKPGNTGVLVHMNLPEKVWPLCVECQGMHKAQGDMYFWSGAKCNELVKPPKVGRKAPDAEKAVGEWNLYQVVCAGDTITILVNGTEMNKTTGGSIRSGFIGLQCEGAQLEVKRVTLEPL, from the coding sequence ATGAAACGAATCGTTGGTTGCCTGGCTGGTTTGCTGTTGGCTGTGGCGTTGCCGGTGGGCGCGCAAACCGCTGAAACTGCAATTGTACCCAAAGCGAAAGTGGAACTGTTTAATGGCAAAGACCTCACCGGTTGGGTGGCCTATCATAAGACCAATGTGGCCGTGTCGTCCGTCTGGTCGGTAAAAGATGGTCTCTTGGGTTGCGTGGGGAAACCCAACGGTTATTTGCGCACGGACAAGGCCTACGCCAATTATAAGGTGACCGTGGAATGGCGATTCGCCAAGCCCGGAAACACCGGCGTGCTGGTGCACATGAACCTGCCGGAAAAGGTCTGGCCGCTTTGCGTGGAATGCCAGGGGATGCACAAGGCGCAAGGGGATATGTATTTCTGGAGCGGCGCCAAATGCAATGAACTGGTCAAGCCGCCGAAGGTGGGCAGAAAAGCGCCGGATGCGGAAAAGGCGGTCGGGGAATGGAACCTCTACCAGGTGGTCTGCGCCGGGGACACCATTACCATCCTGGTGAATGGCACTGAGATGAACAAGACCACCGGCGGGTCCATTCGTTCCGGGTTTATCGGCCTCCAATGCGAGGGGGCGCAGTTGGAAGTGAAGCGCGTGACGCTGGAGCCGCTGTGA